The proteins below come from a single Xiphophorus couchianus chromosome 20, X_couchianus-1.0, whole genome shotgun sequence genomic window:
- the LOC114134975 gene encoding uncharacterized protein LOC114134975, producing MQAVRVKYRDRQKYICFEGQLTYSSFLECAAKKFSIPTLDLKVFDDSKTEVDEDVFELLLKGPNLGVLEICEAQNLNSEDNPMDQLSCAASSSFTSSSGETEVESDDTIILQHSPATRQRAEDTSLAHMIENVLKNKPGGDRIINEYARTKSLTDSRRRDMVKILVAHMTSEHGTSPSRCVKEDYAKGIITLFPYLADPKSRFGYEHYYNAEDGSGYLAWRLKFVQREASNGQKKVPRLSRTQTGGPTTDRDYLREEDCLMTDSLCSEAIALMKHTADEGTVMRKMKQTFNYRQKMIHDPVKSSSIFLDFPRFLDVGGLVEQDFTLMFGEAISAKFLEKWPTVYKQKVLKQSRGLTQSDDLKNLLDNAEGTTEEENGWDIDMSSILILVHLLPPSPHGRRRPGKLSARQASEHLVKFVKTGTSIQEHLDGIAESRQPYLLAVGTQRSVIHKYFIVIDKHAIPCKSQGSLACFD from the exons ATGCAAGCTGTGCGTGTCAAATACAGAGATCGACAGAAATACATCTGTTTTGAAGGCCAACTGACTTACAGTTCGTTTTTGGAATGTG CTGCAAAAAAGTTCAGCATCCCAACCTTGGACTTAAAAGTCTTTGATGACTCAAAGACTGAAGTGGATGAGGATGTTTTTGAGCTCCTTTTGAAAGGTCCGAACCTTGGTGTGCTAGAGATTTGTGAAGCACAAAATCTCAATTCAGAAG ataatCCTATGGATCAGCTAAGTTGTGCAGCAAGCAGCTCCTTTACCAGTTCCAGTGGAGAAACTGAAGTGGAGTCCGATGACACCATTATATTGCAACACAGTCCTGCAACAAGACAGAGAGCTGAAGACACCTCTCTTGCCCAC ATGATTGAAAATGTTCTAAAGAACAAACCAGGAGGAGACAGGATCATCAATGAATATGCGCGGACAAAAAGCCTAACAGACAGCAGACGGCGTGACATGGTCAAGATATTGGTTGCGCATATGACAAGTGAACATGG GACAAGTCCTTCCAGATGTGTAAAAGAAGACTATGCAAAGGGTATTATTACCTTGTTCCCTTACTTGGCTGATCCTAAGAGCAGATTTGGCTAT GAGCATTATTATAATGCAGAAGATGGAAGTGGGTATCTGGCTTGGAGACTGAAGTTTGTCCAGAGGGAAGCTTCTAATGGACAAAAGAAGGTCCCCAGACTGTCACGAACCCAAACAG GGGGACCAACAACTGATAGAGACTATTTGAGAGAAGAAGACTGCCTTATGACAGATAGCTTGTGTTCTGAGGCCATTGCGCTGATGAAGCACACAGCTGATGAAGGAACTGTTATGAGGAAGATGAAACAGACTTTCAACTATCGCCAGAAGATGATTCATGACCCAGTGAAGTCATCTAGTATCTTTTTGGACTTCCCAAGATTCCTGGACGTAGGAGGATTG GTTGAGCAAGATTTTACATTGATGTTTGGGGAAGCCATCTCTGCAAAGTTCCTGGAGAAGTGGCCCACTGTCTACAAGCAGAAAGTCCTCAAACAAAGTCGTGGTCTCACACAGTCTGATGACCTTAAGAACCTTCTTGACAATGCTGAAGGCacaacagaagaggaaaatg GATGGGACATTGACATGTCATCCATTTTGATCCTAGTGCACCTCCTGCCACCGTCACCTCATGGGCGCAGGAGACCAGGAAAACTCTCAGCCAGACAAGCCAGTGAACATCTTGTGAAGTTTGTCAAG ACAGGAACCAGCATCCAGGAGCACCTTGATGGCATCGCAGAAAGCCGTCAACCATACCTGCTTGCAGTAGGGACTCAGAGGAGCGTGATTCACAAGTACTTCATTGTGATTGACAAACATGCCATACCTTGTAAATCACAAGGTTCTCTTGCCTGTTTTGATTAG
- the LOC114134966 gene encoding piggyBac transposable element-derived protein 4-like translates to MAKRTQKLMNAEEALELLMQNSKPWDSEGEDIDEEVIDKEDLDAQPDSDSELSSDEETLPLPKKRARSGSEPTETTKDGTVWRQEQVGTHLHFTPIEPYAKDGEPSAKASRSIRSRLQSFLCFITLEMLRTIQQWTTQHASQEQQDWFMDLSELMAFISVIILRGVTKVPSLCDSWSANLGNPMIISTMARNRFQNIMRHLRFDDMFTRRERAETNRFAAISDLWESFAANCISSYSPGRHITVDEQLFPTKTRCCFLQYIATKPDKFGIKFWVACDLKSKYICNVFPYLGKDPSRPSGERLSETVVMRLMEPFMDKGRTVTTDNFFTSLSLAQRLRSRKTTILGTVNKCRREIPQSTKRKDRTEFTTQVFSTSDATLTVYVPKRKKVVYILSSMHSVVETEDTTRRKPNTIKQYNKAKCGVDVMDKMVREYSVRAGTQRWPVAVFYNMIDMAALNAHVLYQACTGVQERRVDFLVELAKELANSHVSEKKACKEQLLCQQPATPSPGKRAKCQINRRCIKNSTNRRCVDCFKYACGKCSKPMNWQCQMCADSADSAQNEG, encoded by the exons ATGGCGAAGAGGACACAGAAGCTGATGAATGCTGAAGAGGCTTTGGAATTACTTATGCAGAATTCCAAGCCTTGGGATTCAGAAGGAGAAGATATAGATGAAGAAGTCATAGACAAAGAAGACCTAGACGCTCAACCGGATTCGGACTCTGAGCTCTCTTCAG atgAGGAGACTCTCCCGCTACCAAAAAAGAGAGCTCGTTCGGGGAGTGAGCCGACAGAGACCACGAAGGATGGTACAGTGTGGCGGCAGGAACAAGTGGGGACACATCTCCATTTCACTCCAATTGAGCCGTACGCCAAAGATGGAGAGCCAAGCGCTAAGGCCAGTCGAAGCATCCGGAGTCGCCTTCAGagcttcctctgttttattactCTGGAGATGCTTCGTACCATTCAACAGTGGACCACCCAACATGCAAGTCAGGAGCAGCAGGATTGGTTCATGGATCTCTcggaactaatggcatttatttcagtcattatcttgcggggggtgaccaaggttccatcactatgtgacagctggtcagcaaacctgggaAACCCAATGATCATTTCAACTATGGCCCGAAACCGCTTCCAAAACATCATGCGACACCTACGCTTTGATGACATGTTTACACGCCGTGAGCGAGCGGAGACCAACAGATTCGCTGCAATCTCTGATCTTTGGGAATCGTTTGCCGCTAACTGCATCTCATCCTACAGCCCTGGTCGACACATCACTGTTGATGAACAGCTTTTCCCCACTAAAACCCGCTGCTGTTTCCTTCAATACATAGCAACAAAACCGGACAAGTTTGGCATCAAGTTTTGGGTGGCTTGCGACTTGAAATCAAAGTACATCTGCAATGTCTTCCCATATCTTGGCAAGGACCCCAGTCGTCCCAGCGGGGAGAGACTGTCCGAGACTGTAGTGATGAGGCTGATGGAACCGTTCATGGACAAGGGCAGAACTGTAACCACGGACAATTTCTTCACATCACTGTCACTTGCGCAACGACTGCGTAGCCGGAAAACCACCATCCTCGGCACAGTCAACAAGTGTCGCAGGGAAATTCCACAATCCACTAAACGTAAGGATCGCACTGAATTCaccactcaggtgttttcaacCTCTGATGCCACGCTGACTGTGTATGTGCCCAAAAGGAAGAAGGTCGTTTACATTCTCAGCAGCATGCACAGCGTGGTTGAGACTGAGGATACCACCAGAAGAAAGCCAAACACCATCAAACAATATAACAAAGCAAAGTGCGGTGTGGATGTGATGGACAAAATGGTGCGGGAGTACAGCGTGCGTGCAGGAACACAGAGGTGGCCAGTTGCCGTGTTCtacaacatgattgacatggcagcactgaatgcgcATGTGCTGTATCAGGCATGCactggggtgcaggagagacgggtggacttcctggtggaGCTCGCAAAAGAGTTGgctaactctcatgtgagtgagaagaaggcgtGCAAGGAGCAACTGCTTTGCCAACAACCTGccacacccagcccaggcaaaagggcgaagtgccAAATCAACCGtcgatgcattaaaaatagtacaaatagGAGATGCGTTGACTGCTTCAAATACGCATGTGGCAAATGCAGCAAGCCCATGAACTGGCAGTGCCAGATGTGTGCCGACAGTGCAGACAGTGCACAGAATGAGGGCTGA